The Methylomonas sp. UP202 DNA window GGATTTCCGGCGCCGGCAGTTTTTACCTGTTGATGTTGGCAATCAGAACCTTACCGCTGGGCACCGCGTACGCCGTTTGGACCGGTATGGGCGCGGTCGGCGTGGCGATCGTCGGCATTTTCCTGTTCAAGGAATCTTCCGATTGGATACGGTTGGCTTCGATTCTGTTGATCGTGATCGGCATCGTCGGCTTGAAACTGACCCATACCGAATAATGTTGCATATCGTGGCTTCCTCGCCGGTCAGGCCGGAATGGCTGGAGCGTATCGGCTCGGGCGATGACGTCGTGCTGTTGGATGCCGCGGCGTTGTCGGCTCGCGCCGGACATCGGGATAACCCGCTGTTGCAAAGCGTGCTGGATCGGGAATGTGGGGTTTTCGTGTTACGGGAATACGCCGAGGCCTGCGGACTTGCGCCGGACGCCGCGATGGCCGGCGTGGCCTGGACGGATTACGCCGGGTTGGTCG harbors:
- a CDS encoding multidrug efflux SMR transporter, which produces MGWLLLLAAGCSEIVFAISLKFNDGFTKLWPSVVTGISGAGSFYLLMLAIRTLPLGTAYAVWTGMGAVGVAIVGIFLFKESSDWIRLASILLIVIGIVGLKLTHTE
- a CDS encoding DsrH/TusB family sulfur metabolism protein encodes the protein MLHIVASSPVRPEWLERIGSGDDVVLLDAAALSARAGHRDNPLLQSVLDRECGVFVLREYAEACGLAPDAAMAGVAWTDYAGLVDLTVKHPVAHTWR